A genomic stretch from Pieris napi chromosome 18, ilPieNapi1.2, whole genome shotgun sequence includes:
- the LOC125058475 gene encoding EP300-interacting inhibitor of differentiation 3-like, giving the protein MSNKRKSRLRDLLQVLSTEHENDNNEERMNRTTEAVQEVQTLLAQGGVEERVRHPGESYLDSRVLRVASDLAISCSLAVSGIENRYDKHELALHIRDNPQFWTFAFPREAPVISSLHGTFAPTPPEQRPRAPRKRVERQQAAQLKAPENVERLEKTDEGSEMVGRVNRFINKACRNGPISYYHLVLDPTSFSRTIENIYYLSFLVRDGLISVFEDDEHGLPYVKPVPALATQNTATDKNQLIVSIDMQRWRDLTEAFGLREPMMVIKRIGVSAK; this is encoded by the exons ATGAGCAATAAAAGGAAATCCAGGCTTCGAGATTTACTTCAAGTTCTCAGTACag AGCACGAAAATGACAACAATGAAGAACGGATGAACCGGACCACCGAAGCAGTGCAAGAAGTACAGACATTACTAGCTCAAGGCGGGGTGGAAGAAAGAGTTCGGCATCCGG gtgAGAGTTATTTGGATTCAAGAGTTCTACGTGTGGCGAGTGATTTGGCGATTAGCTGTTCGTTAGCAGTCAGCGGTATCGAGAACAGATATGACAAACATGAGCTGGCACTTCATATT CGGGATAATCCACAATTCTGGACGTTTGCCTTCCCCCGTGAGGCTCCTGTTATTTCATCACTACATGGAACTTTTGCGCCTACACCGCCCGAGCAGAGACCCAGAGCTCCCAGGAAACGAGTGGAGAGGCAGCAGGCTGCCCAATTAAAAGCACCCGAGAATGTGGAGAG GTTGGAGAAAACCGATGAAGGTTCTGAGATGGTGGGCAGGGTTAACCGATTTATAAACAAGGCGTGTCGCAATGGACCAATCAGCTACTACCATCTGGTACTGGATCCCACGAGCTTCAGTCGAaccattgaaaatatttactacCTATCATTTTTGGTACGGGACGGACTTATTTCTGTGTTTGAAG atGACGAACATGGTCTTCCATATGTGAAGCCAGTGCCTGCGCTGGCGACACAGAATACAGCTACTGACAAAAACCAACTCATTGTTTCTATCGACATGCAACGATGGAGG GACCTGACGGAGGCGTTTGGCCTAAGAGAACCAATGATGGTGATAAAAAGGATCGGGGTTTCTGCTAAGTGA